Genomic DNA from Haloplanus aerogenes:
CCGCGTCTCGGAGGAGGCGATCCGTGAGGTGGAACAGCTCGGCCCCGACGACATGACCGCCGACGATCCGAACGAGTACATGACTGCCGCCGACCGCGTCCTCTCCAACATGCGCGACAAGTACCGCCGTGCGCTCCGACAGGGCGTCCTCGACTCCCGCGAGGACTTCGACCTGCTCGTCCTCGCGCGCGAACTCGACGCTGGCGTCGTGACCGAAGACCGCGGCATCATCTCTTGGGCCGACGAGTTTGGCCTCCGGTACGTCCGCGGCGGCCAGTTCCCGACGCTACTGGAGGAGTACCTGCGCGCGACGGGCGCCGACGACGCGTAGTCGGCGGTGCCGAATCGCGGACGCGGAACCGCCCTGCGAATGAAGTTACTCAACGTACACGAATCCCGATAATCGGCCATTAGCCGAGAAAATAGTGGATTAAACCCGGTAAAGTAGCGATTAGCTATGGAGGGGGAGTGTATGTGAACTGACACCTATCCGTGGGTAGTGGACGGTGGTTCGACTCCACCGGTGGGCGTCCCCGAGAGGGGAGTGGCATACGATGCAAGACGACTTCAACATCTCGCGGCGCAAGACGCTGGCCGCGCTCGGCACCATCGGCGCGGCGTCGGCCGGCGCCGGCCTCGGAACGAGCGCGTACTTCAGCGATCAGGAATCGTTCGAGAATAACGCCCTCGTCGCCGGCGAACTCGACCTCAAGGTGAGCTGGGACGAGCACTATTCGGACTGGATGGGCGAGGAGACGGACTACGCCAGAATGCCCGAGGACGGCGAGACGCCCGACCTCTCGCTGCCGGCGGCCGATCCGAACGGGCGCCCCATCGAACTCGTCTTCTCGGACCGCACGGCGTTCATGGACGCCACCCGACAGGAGCAGTTCCCCGAAGGTGGGCTGGGGTCCGAAGAGGACCCCTGTGAGGCCCTCGCCGACGTCGGCGACGACGACATGGAAGCGCCAGTCATCACCGTCGACGACGTGAAACCCGGCGACTTCGGCGAGGTCACCTTCGACTTCACCGCCTGTGACAACCCCGCCCTCCTCTGGATGAACGGCCGCCTCGTCGACGAGGCAGAGAACGGCCTCACCGAACCCGAAGCCGACGACCCCGACGAGGGCGACACCGCGGGCGGGGGCGACGATACCGGTGGCGGCACCGGGAGCATCACCAGCAACGGGCCGTTCACCGTCACGCCAGACGTTTCGGCGATGGATCTCGCGAGCACGCTCGTCTCTCCCGACGGCAACGTCAATATCACGAACGCCACGTACACCGGTGCCCCGAACGCGAACGGGACGTTCACCGGCGGGACGGACCCGTTCGGTATCGGCAACGGGATCATCCTGAGTTCCGGTTCGGCGGCGAACCTCGAAGAGTCAGCGGGCGGCGCCGACAACAATCTCGACGGAATCAGTGCGGAGAACGGCCAACCCGGCGACGCCGACCTCACGGAACTCGCGGGGGCCGGCGACGTGTCGAATGACGCGGCGGTGCTCGAACTGACCTTCGAAGTGCCCGAAGGAGAGGATCAGATCTTCTTCAACTTCGTCTTTGGGTCGGACGAGTACAACGAGTACGCACCGGGTGGCGACTTCGACGTCTTCGGCGACGTCTTCGGCTTCTTCGTCAACCCTGGAAGCGGGACGGCCGAAGAGACGAACGTCGCCCTGATCAACGGCGAACCCGTCTCCGTCGAGAGCATCAATCAGATAACGAACCAAGCGCTGTTCAACAACAACGACCCGTCGGACACGGATACGCCGTTCGCGACGGAGGCAGACGGCTTCACGGACGTGCTACAGGTTCAAGCCGACGTCAACCCCGGCGAGGAGAACACGCTCAAACTGGCGATCGCCGACGAGAACGACCAGCAACTCGATTCGTGGGTGCTCATCGGTGGTGAGACCCTCTCGACCGAACCCCCAACCGAGAACGAGAGCGAACTCGTCGACAAACTCCGCGCCCGCGCGTGGTACGACGAAGACATCGCTGGCGACAACGTCCACCAGGACGGCGAGGAAGTGTTCCTCGAAGGCTCGCTCCGCGACGTGTTGGATGCCCTCTCGACGGGGAACGGTGTGCCACTCGCCGGCAACGAACCGGCCGCGGACGGCGGCGGCACGGGCCGGAACTGCTACAGCGAAGCGCCGGACGTCCACTACGTCGCCTTCCAGTGGTGGCTCCCAATCGATCACGGCAACGAAGTGCAGAGTGACTCTGCGACCTTCGACCTCGGCTTCTACACCGAGCAGTGCCGCCACAACGACGGGTCCGGGATGAACAACGAGGGCGTCGACCCGGACGAAGTCGATCCCTGATCTAGCCACTCCCCGCGCTTCGCCTTTTCCGCGAGACGTTACCGGCCACTGAGAATTGGCAGGAGCTATTTAGAAGGCTTGGTATATCACCGTTTATGGGCGAGACGGTTGAGTCGGGACGCGTCCTCCACGTCGACGACGACGACGAGTTTGCAGCGCTGACGGCGGAGTATCTCGAACGGACAGGCGAACACCTCGACGTGGAAACGGCGGCGAGTGCGAGCGACGCGCTCGACCGCCTCGACGACGACACGTTCGACTGTATCGTCTCCGATTACGAGATGCCCGTGATGGATGGTCTCGAGTTGCTAGAGGCCGTCCGCGAGAACGATTCTGATCTCCCGTTCATCCTCTTTACCGGCACGGGAAGCGAGCAAGTCGCGAGCGACGCCATCGCCCGCGGCGTGACCGACTACCTCCGGAAGCGCCCGGGAACGGAGGCGTTCGAACTGCTCGCCAACCGGATCGAAAACGCCATCGAGCAGTACCGCGCGACCCGACGCGCGGAGCGGTTCGACCGCCTCTGTCGGCTGGTCAGGGAGATCAATCGGGTACTGGTCCGCGCCGAGACGCGGGCGGAGATCGAACGCCGCGTCTGCGAGGTCATCAGCAATATCGGCCCCTACCACTTCGCCTGGATCGGCGTCCACGATGCCGACACGGGAACCGTCGAACCGCGCGCGACGGCCGGCATCGAGGCGCAGTATCTGGACGATGTCGAGATCACGGCCGACGAGAGCGCGACCGGACAGGGGCCGACCGGGCAGGCGATACGGACCCGCGCCCCCGTCGTCGTCGAGAACATCTCGGACGACGCGGACTACGATCCGTGGCGCGACGACGCGCTCGACCGGGGGTATCGCGCCAGTGCCGCCATCCCGCTGATCGACGAGGACCGACTGTACGGCGTCCTGAACGTCTACGCGAACCGAACGGGTACCTTCGACGACCGGGAGCGGGACGTGCTGGCAGAACTCGGTACCGACATCGCCCACGCCATCGGCCGCGTCGATCGTCTCGTCCGCGAGAAGCGCTACGAACGCATCGTCGAGAACCTCCCCATGGGCGTGTATCGGGTCGCCGCCGACGGCGACATCGTCGACGCCAACGCCGCTCTCGCCGACATCTACGGCGCCGACTCCGCCGACGCCCTGCGCGATCACACGGCCCGCGAGTTCTACCTCGACGAGGCCGATCGAACTGTGCTTCGCGAGCGACTGGAGTCCGACGGCCTCGTCCAGGACGTGGAACTTCAACAGCGGACGCTCGATGGCAATCGGATCTGGGTGTCGATCACTGCGATCCGCACGGAGACGGACGACGGCATGTACTTCGACGGCATCCTTCAGGATATCACCGCCCGGAAACGGCGCGAGCGACAGCGCCGGCAGTTCCAGAGTGCGGTCGAACACGCCGGCCACGTCGTGTTGATCACCGACACGGACGGCACGATCACCTACGTCAACGACGCCTTCGAGGAGGTCACTGGCTACGCGGCGAGCGAGGCGATCGGCCGGCGGCCGTCGATGCTCCAGTCCGGACAGCACGGTGATCCGTTCTATCGCAACCTGTGGGAGACGATTTCGTCCGGCGAGGTCTGGGAAGGAGAGATCGTCAACCAACGCAAGGACGGTGAGCAGTACATCATCGATCAGACCATCGCGCCGATCACCGACGACGAGGGTGAGATCACGGGCTTCGTCGCGATCAATCGAAACGTCACGGAGCGCAAGGAGCGCGAACTGAACCTCGCCTTCCTCAAGCAGGCGATCGATCAGGCTGGTATCGGCATCGGCACCTACGCCGCCGACGGCTACGCCACGTACGTCAACGAACGTCTCGCGGAACTGTTCGGCACCGACCGCGACGACCTCCGAACACGGCACATGGCCGACCTCGATCCAGACCTCGACCGCGGACGCTTCTCGAGGTACTGGGCGTCGTTCGACGCCGGCGAGCGCCGGATCTACGATACGCGCATCGAACGCGTCGACTCCGGCGAGGTGATACCCGCGGAAATCGTCACTTCGCGCGTCGAGATCGACGGCGAGCCCTATCAGGTGAACACCGTCCGCGACGCGACCAACCGCAAGCGTCAGAAACGGGAACTCGAACGGTACCGGAGCGCGGTCGAACACGCCGGCCACAGCGTCCTCATCACCGACACCGACGGCATAATCGAGTATGTCAACGACGCCTTCGAAGCGATGAGCGGCTACTCCGCTGCCGAGGCGATCGGCCGGACACCGGCGATGCTCCGCTCCGGCGAACACGACGACGCGTTCTACCGCAACCTGTGGGAGACGATTCTCGCCGGCGACGTCTGGCAGGGCGAAGTGATCAACGAGCGCAAGGACGGCACGCGGTACGTCGTCGATCAGACCATCGCACCGATCACCGACGAGGGGTCGATCACGGGCTTCGTCGCGATCAATCGCGACGTGAGCGCGCTCAAAGAGTACGAACGGGAGCTAGAGGCCCAGAACGACCGACTCAAGCAGTACGGGCAGACGGTTGCCCACGACCTGCGGAACCCGCTTGCCCTCCTCGACGCCGAACTCAAGCAGTTCGAGGCGCGTCTCGATCCCGAAGACGAGACGGTCGGCACCGAGTCAGTCCGTCGATTCTGTACCGACATCGGCACGACCGTCGACCGGATGCAGGCGTTGATCGACGATTTGCTGGCGATGGCCGAACACGGACAGCGCGTGCTCGCGGCCGAACCGACCTCGATCGAAGCGGTCGCAACCGACGCGTGGGAACAGATCGACGCGCCGGCCGCGACGCTCAGCGTCGAGGACATCGAGATCGACGCCGATCCCGACCGCCTGCGGGAGTTGCTCGCCAACCTGTTTCGCAACAGCGTGGAGCACGGCTCCACGGGCAGCCGGACAGAGGCCGGCGATGCAGTCGAACACGCTGGCGACGACGTCCACGTTCGGGTACAGCCGCTCGATTTCACGGCAGGCTTCGCCGTCGAGGACGACGGTCCCGGAATTCCGGAAGACGAACGCGAGGACGTGTTCGAACACGGCTTCACGACCGCCGAGGAAGGGACCGGCTTCGGCCTCGCCATCGTCGAACAGATCGCCGAGGCACACGGCTGGTCCGTGTCGGTGACGGACGGCCGTGACGGCGGGGCACGGTTCGAGTTCCGGGTGGACGAGAACGTGTGACGGGTAGTGCCGGTCAGCGGTCGTCCGGCGACACGAGGAGCCGCGTGATCGTTTCTCGCGTCGCCTCGAACGGTTGTGACACGGGAGTTCGACGCGAACGGTCGTCGTCGGGTCGGCTACCGGGCGTCGTACTCTCGGCGCGAACGTTTATTCGCGCGCCGACGCATCAGTCGGCTATGGTCGTTACGCCCGTCCGTGGTGGAGGCTGAACGTGGCCGGAGTCCTGTTCTGGGCGCTCGTCGTGCTGGCGACGCTCACCAGTTTCGGCACGGCGTGGGCGCTCGGTGCCAACAGCAACTCGCCACCCTTCGCGCCGGCGATCGGTGCCAACGCCATCTCGACGATGCGGGCCGCCTTCCTCATCGGTATCCTCGCCGCGCTCGGTGCCCTGACACAGGGTGGGTCCATCTCCGAGACGGTCGGCTCCGGCCTCGTCGGCGGCGTCCAGATCACGTCGCTGGCGGCGACGGCCGGCCTCCTGACCGCCACCGGCTTCATGGCTCTCGGCGTCTACACCGGCTACCCCATCCCCGCCGCTTTCGCGACGACGGGCGCGATGGTCGGCGTCGGCCTCTCGCTCGGCGGCGATCCGGTGGTCGACACCTACCGCCGCATCGCCACCTTCTGGGCGCTCGTCCCGCCAGTCTCGGGCGGGCTGGCCTACCTCACCGCGACGATCCTCCGCCGCGACGACATCCCCGAGACCGTCGGCGTCCCGATACTGGCGGCCGTCGTCGGCGGCATCGTCGCCAACGTGCAACTGGCGATCATCCCCTCGCCACCCGACGCCACGCAGAGTTCCGTCGCTGGCTTCGTCGCTCGACGGGTCGGTGCGCCGACCGTCGGCACGGTCGATCCCGTGGTCGTCCTCGTGACCATCGTCGCCGCGGCGGTGAGTTTCCAGTTCATCCGCCGGCGGACGCAGGAATCGGTCGACGACGGCATCCGAACCTTCCTCGTCGTCCTCGGGAGCGTCGTCGCCTTCTCCAGCGGCGGCAGTCAGGTTGGCCTCGCCACTGGCCCCCTCGAAAACCTCTACGGCACCGAACTCGGCCTGCCGGGCATCGTCCTCCTGGCCCTCGGCGCGACCGGCATCCTCGCTGGCGCGTGGATGGGTGCGCCGCGACTCCTGCAAGCGACCTCCCGCGAGTACGCCCAACTGGGGATCAGACGCTCCATCGCCGCGCTCGTCCCCGGCTTCATCATCGCGCAACTCGCCATCGCGCTCGGCATCCCCATCTCCTTCAACAACATCATCATCTCCGGCGTCATCGGCGGCGGCCTCGCCGGTGGCTCCGCGGGCGTCTCCCGCCGGAAAATCGGGGTGACGCTCGTCTTCTGGGTCATCACGCTCGTCAGTTCCATCGCCGTCGGCTTCGGCCTCTACCGGGTCTTCGCAGCCGTCCTCGGCTAAGAGTGATTATCGTGACTGTCCAGAGATTCTCGCTGGACCGTCACGGCGAGAATCGCTGATGACTTTCCCTCAACGGACGACCGTCACCGTCACGGGCGCCTCGCCGACCACTGTCGTCGCCACCGTCCCGAGCAACCGCCGCGCGACGGCGTTGCGCTCGCCACCGTGGCCGCCCATCACGATCCGGTCGATCGCGTGGTCGTCGACGTATTCGAGGATCGTGTCGGCCGGATCGCCCGTTCGGACGGCGGTGTCGACCGTGCGGTCGGCGTCGGCGGCCCGCGTGCGCGCTCGATCGACGAGCCGTTCAGCCCGGTCGTGGGCACTCTCGCGGCGGTCCTCGCCGGCATCGAGGACGCCGCCCTCGCTCATCCCCGAATCGAGCGGAGTCACGACGTTCAGAACCGTAATGTGGCAGTCGAAGAGGGCGAGCGCCTCCGCGAGCGCCTCGTCCGCGAGCGGGGAGCCGTCGAGGGGGACGAGGACGTGAGATGGGGGCATGGGTTGGCTTGGAGGGTGGCGCACATAGTGGCGGCGGTCGGTGAACAGTAGTCGAACGGCGTCCACTCCCGACTCATCGAACGACCGACTGGGGGGAGGAATTGATACGATGGCGCCACAGGTGAGCGTATGGACAGCGCGACTCTCGGCAGACTCGCCGAGCAGTATCCCTGGTCCAGCTGGGTCGTGTGGGACGATTCGTTCCCCGACGACGACTGCGTCGAGGAGTGCCCGGAGCGGTTGTTCGAGTTCGTCCAGAACCACGCCGAGATGCTGACGGGAGAGACCGTATTCGTGGGCTTGAACCGCTCCGACGACCTTCCGGCCCCCTTTTCGAACTTCCACGCACCGACCCGGACGCACTACGATTACCGGCTCAAGGAGTTCGTACAGGATGGTGGGCTGCGTCGACTCCACGGCGCGTACATGACCGATCTCGTTGACGAAGTCGATGCCGACAGTCACAACGTCGACGCGACGGACGAAGACGTCGCAGTGCTGCTGGAGCAGTTACAGTTACTCGGCGCCGACGAATATCATCTCATCTGCTTCGGGAACGACCCGTTCGATGCGCTGGTCGAGTATTTCGACGTCGACGTGTCCGCACACCCGCCCGAACTCAGGTGTGCGACGGTCGCTCTCGACGGGCTGATGCTCCACCTGTATCGGGTCTGGTTCTACGGCCTCTACGGCGCCAATCAGGACAAGGTGGCCGTGCTGGAACGGCAACTACAGACGCTGAACGAGCAGGTCGTCTGAGTGCGGCGACTGGACGCCTCGTCGAGCGTCAGGTCGACGTTCGGACGATGGCGAGCATCGGCGGGTGGTCCGCCGACTCCGCAATCGAGCCGTCTCTCGCGGAGCCGACGGAGGGGAGGCAATGCGACCGTAGATTCAATCACTGCGGTCCCCCGCCGTAGACGAAATATAAAGTGTACCGGTTCAGTCTACCAACGTATGATCCTCGTATCTGACGGCGGTGGTTCTCCACTCCCGTCGCTGTCTCGCCAGCTCTCGCCGGGAGACGTGAATATGGATCTAACTATGTGTGGGCTGCTCGTCGAGCGAGCCGAGGAACTCGCTCGACTCTACGCCGAGCATGGAAACTGGAACGATGTCCAGGACATATGGTTCGACGAACGCCTATCGAACCGGAGTACGAGAGGAAGTTCGCAAAAGATCTACCGTGTCCTGACGTCGCGGTTCAAAAACGCTCCCACCGCGCTCCCGAATCCGAGCATTCTGCCGGCGATATTCGACGAGTGCCAGACGACTCGCGACAAAGCGCAGATCCTCTACCTCTACCTCGTTTCGGACGATTCGCTCGTTCGGTACGTCGTCCACGAATACGTCGCTCGTGTCGCGCAAGGGAAGCAGGAACCGCTCGACTTCTCGAACGAGACGCTCATCCAGATCCTCGATCGGCTCGAGTACTCTAACGGGGGTGGTTTCGACTATGCGGAGTCGACCACCGAACGGTGGTGTGAGGGATTCCGATCGGTGATGCGTGAAATCGGTGTCCTCGACGGGCAGCAGACGATCGTTGGCGACCCCCCGTCGATAGGCGATGTCCCGCTACTCGTCTCGATGGGCTACTCATACGGAGTCG
This window encodes:
- a CDS encoding universal stress protein — its product is MPPSHVLVPLDGSPLADEALAEALALFDCHITVLNVVTPLDSGMSEGGVLDAGEDRRESAHDRAERLVDRARTRAADADRTVDTAVRTGDPADTILEYVDDHAIDRIVMGGHGGERNAVARRLLGTVATTVVGEAPVTVTVVR
- a CDS encoding inorganic phosphate transporter, with the translated sequence MAGVLFWALVVLATLTSFGTAWALGANSNSPPFAPAIGANAISTMRAAFLIGILAALGALTQGGSISETVGSGLVGGVQITSLAATAGLLTATGFMALGVYTGYPIPAAFATTGAMVGVGLSLGGDPVVDTYRRIATFWALVPPVSGGLAYLTATILRRDDIPETVGVPILAAVVGGIVANVQLAIIPSPPDATQSSVAGFVARRVGAPTVGTVDPVVVLVTIVAAAVSFQFIRRRTQESVDDGIRTFLVVLGSVVAFSSGGSQVGLATGPLENLYGTELGLPGIVLLALGATGILAGAWMGAPRLLQATSREYAQLGIRRSIAALVPGFIIAQLAIALGIPISFNNIIISGVIGGGLAGGSAGVSRRKIGVTLVFWVITLVSSIAVGFGLYRVFAAVLG
- a CDS encoding BrxA family protein, giving the protein MDLTMCGLLVERAEELARLYAEHGNWNDVQDIWFDERLSNRSTRGSSQKIYRVLTSRFKNAPTALPNPSILPAIFDECQTTRDKAQILYLYLVSDDSLVRYVVHEYVARVAQGKQEPLDFSNETLIQILDRLEYSNGGGFDYAESTTERWCEGFRSVMREIGVLDGQQTIVGDPPSIGDVPLLVSMGYSYGVDGDEWLTEPRGLFYLFQPEDRWEEFFDRVASTDAWEYLELHGELDLRPTDGPYSWVQDGGAV
- a CDS encoding PAS domain S-box protein, whose amino-acid sequence is MGETVESGRVLHVDDDDEFAALTAEYLERTGEHLDVETAASASDALDRLDDDTFDCIVSDYEMPVMDGLELLEAVRENDSDLPFILFTGTGSEQVASDAIARGVTDYLRKRPGTEAFELLANRIENAIEQYRATRRAERFDRLCRLVREINRVLVRAETRAEIERRVCEVISNIGPYHFAWIGVHDADTGTVEPRATAGIEAQYLDDVEITADESATGQGPTGQAIRTRAPVVVENISDDADYDPWRDDALDRGYRASAAIPLIDEDRLYGVLNVYANRTGTFDDRERDVLAELGTDIAHAIGRVDRLVREKRYERIVENLPMGVYRVAADGDIVDANAALADIYGADSADALRDHTAREFYLDEADRTVLRERLESDGLVQDVELQQRTLDGNRIWVSITAIRTETDDGMYFDGILQDITARKRRERQRRQFQSAVEHAGHVVLITDTDGTITYVNDAFEEVTGYAASEAIGRRPSMLQSGQHGDPFYRNLWETISSGEVWEGEIVNQRKDGEQYIIDQTIAPITDDEGEITGFVAINRNVTERKERELNLAFLKQAIDQAGIGIGTYAADGYATYVNERLAELFGTDRDDLRTRHMADLDPDLDRGRFSRYWASFDAGERRIYDTRIERVDSGEVIPAEIVTSRVEIDGEPYQVNTVRDATNRKRQKRELERYRSAVEHAGHSVLITDTDGIIEYVNDAFEAMSGYSAAEAIGRTPAMLRSGEHDDAFYRNLWETILAGDVWQGEVINERKDGTRYVVDQTIAPITDEGSITGFVAINRDVSALKEYERELEAQNDRLKQYGQTVAHDLRNPLALLDAELKQFEARLDPEDETVGTESVRRFCTDIGTTVDRMQALIDDLLAMAEHGQRVLAAEPTSIEAVATDAWEQIDAPAATLSVEDIEIDADPDRLRELLANLFRNSVEHGSTGSRTEAGDAVEHAGDDVHVRVQPLDFTAGFAVEDDGPGIPEDEREDVFEHGFTTAEEGTGFGLAIVEQIAEAHGWSVSVTDGRDGGARFEFRVDENV
- a CDS encoding choice-of-anchor L domain-containing protein; this encodes MQDDFNISRRKTLAALGTIGAASAGAGLGTSAYFSDQESFENNALVAGELDLKVSWDEHYSDWMGEETDYARMPEDGETPDLSLPAADPNGRPIELVFSDRTAFMDATRQEQFPEGGLGSEEDPCEALADVGDDDMEAPVITVDDVKPGDFGEVTFDFTACDNPALLWMNGRLVDEAENGLTEPEADDPDEGDTAGGGDDTGGGTGSITSNGPFTVTPDVSAMDLASTLVSPDGNVNITNATYTGAPNANGTFTGGTDPFGIGNGIILSSGSAANLEESAGGADNNLDGISAENGQPGDADLTELAGAGDVSNDAAVLELTFEVPEGEDQIFFNFVFGSDEYNEYAPGGDFDVFGDVFGFFVNPGSGTAEETNVALINGEPVSVESINQITNQALFNNNDPSDTDTPFATEADGFTDVLQVQADVNPGEENTLKLAIADENDQQLDSWVLIGGETLSTEPPTENESELVDKLRARAWYDEDIAGDNVHQDGEEVFLEGSLRDVLDALSTGNGVPLAGNEPAADGGGTGRNCYSEAPDVHYVAFQWWLPIDHGNEVQSDSATFDLGFYTEQCRHNDGSGMNNEGVDPDEVDP